The following coding sequences lie in one Epinephelus lanceolatus isolate andai-2023 chromosome 24, ASM4190304v1, whole genome shotgun sequence genomic window:
- the LOC117250492 gene encoding uncharacterized protein LOC117250492 isoform X2 has translation MVHRAVILLLCLLGFLQKGLAAVIETQQTVMAAVGEEALLNCQLMQPKDVLQVTWQKILPEGVKNIATYTEYFGQRVNPDFRDKVKFKYAGLQNSSIVIKRVTEEDEGCYHCLFNTYPDGALTGSTCLQLYELHEPVLHVRESNSPEEAVVSCSATGRPAPTVTLTVPHYNSTSVTNTNATVTVTATAVLPRLHGNSTQVGCAVRVLSGPQIEVFTMIPEVTLSSADDVTLITVLVVVSCVCVAAAVIIIILLIRKHQNSVSHRDCEENRTPQKTTTDTQPKIPLMIQENEVRKKTSPGKKKENGFPKESSLIAGCQRQQLLPSPQDC, from the exons GTCTAGCAGCTGTGATAGAGACTCAGCAGACTGTGATGGCAGCAGTGGGAGAAGAGGCTCTTTTAAACTGTCAGCTGATGCAACCTAAAGATGTTCTTCAAGTCACATGGCAGAAAATTTTACCTGAGGGGGTGAAGAATATCGCTACTTACACCGAATACTTTGGTCAGAGAGTGAATCCTGACTTTAGAGATAAAGTGAAGTTTAAATATGCTGGACTGCAGAACAGCTCCATAGTTATCAAGAGGGTGACGGAGGAAGATGAAGGATGCTATCACTGTTTGTTTAACACCTACCCTGACGGAGCTCTCACTGGTTCAACCTGCCTCCAACTCTATG agctgcatGAACCCGTTCTACATGTCAGAGAATCAAACTCTCCTGAAGAGGCAGTTGTGTCCTGCTCGGCCACAGGTCGACCTGCTCCCACAGTAACACTGACTGTCCCTCACTACAACTCTACCAGTGTCACCAACACCAACGCTACAGTCACTGTCACCGCTACAGCCGTGCTGCCtcgtctccatggcaacagcacacAGGTTGGATGTGCAGTGCGAGTGCTCTCAGGTCCTCAGATAGAGGTGTTTACCATGATTCCTGAGGTCACACTGTCGTCTGCTGATG ATGTCACTTTGATCACTGTGTTGGTCGTGgtgtcctgtgtttgtgttgctgctgcagtcatcatcatcatcctgctTATAAGGAAACATCAGAACAG TGTGTCACACAGAGACTGTGAGGAGAACAGGACaccacaaaaaacaaccacagacactCA GCCTAAAATACCTTTAATGATTCAAGAGAACGAAGTGCGTAAGAAGACGTCTCctgggaaaaagaaagaaaatggctTCCCAAAAGAATCATCTCTGATAGCAGGGTGTCAGCGACAGCAGCTTTTACCATCGCCACAAGACtgttaa
- the LOC117250492 gene encoding uncharacterized protein LOC117250492 isoform X3 → MAAVGEEALLNCQLMQPKDVLQVTWQKILPEGVKNIATYTEYFGQRVNPDFRDKVKFKYAGLQNSSIVIKRVTEEDEGCYHCLFNTYPDGALTGSTCLQLYELHEPVLHVRESNSPEEAVVSCSATGRPAPTVTLTVPHYNSTSVTNTNATVTVTATAVLPRLHGNSTQVGCAVRVLSGPQIEVFTMIPEVTLSSADDVTLITVLVVVSCVCVAAAVIIIILLIRKHQNSVSHRDCEENRTPQKTTTDTQPKIPLMIQENEVRKKTSPGKKKENGFPKESSLIAGCQRQQLLPSPQDC, encoded by the exons ATGGCAGCAGTGGGAGAAGAGGCTCTTTTAAACTGTCAGCTGATGCAACCTAAAGATGTTCTTCAAGTCACATGGCAGAAAATTTTACCTGAGGGGGTGAAGAATATCGCTACTTACACCGAATACTTTGGTCAGAGAGTGAATCCTGACTTTAGAGATAAAGTGAAGTTTAAATATGCTGGACTGCAGAACAGCTCCATAGTTATCAAGAGGGTGACGGAGGAAGATGAAGGATGCTATCACTGTTTGTTTAACACCTACCCTGACGGAGCTCTCACTGGTTCAACCTGCCTCCAACTCTATG agctgcatGAACCCGTTCTACATGTCAGAGAATCAAACTCTCCTGAAGAGGCAGTTGTGTCCTGCTCGGCCACAGGTCGACCTGCTCCCACAGTAACACTGACTGTCCCTCACTACAACTCTACCAGTGTCACCAACACCAACGCTACAGTCACTGTCACCGCTACAGCCGTGCTGCCtcgtctccatggcaacagcacacAGGTTGGATGTGCAGTGCGAGTGCTCTCAGGTCCTCAGATAGAGGTGTTTACCATGATTCCTGAGGTCACACTGTCGTCTGCTGATG ATGTCACTTTGATCACTGTGTTGGTCGTGgtgtcctgtgtttgtgttgctgctgcagtcatcatcatcatcctgctTATAAGGAAACATCAGAACAG TGTGTCACACAGAGACTGTGAGGAGAACAGGACaccacaaaaaacaaccacagacactCA GCCTAAAATACCTTTAATGATTCAAGAGAACGAAGTGCGTAAGAAGACGTCTCctgggaaaaagaaagaaaatggctTCCCAAAAGAATCATCTCTGATAGCAGGGTGTCAGCGACAGCAGCTTTTACCATCGCCACAAGACtgttaa
- the LOC117250492 gene encoding uncharacterized protein LOC117250492 isoform X1 yields MVHRAVILLLCLLGFLQKGLAAVIETQQTVMAAVGEEALLNCQLMQPKDVLQVTWQKVLPEGEQNLAAFHKNYGQKVNPDFRDKMEFKYAGLQNSSIVIRRVTEEDEGCYHCLFNTYPDGTLTGSTCLQLYELHEPVLHVRESNSPEEAVVSCSATGRPAPTVTLTVPHYNSTSVTNTNATVTVTATAVLPRLHGNSTQVGCAVRVLSGPQIEVFTMIPEVTLSSADDVTLITVLVVVSCVCVAAAVIIIILLIRKHQNSVSHRDCEENRTPQKTTTDTQPKIPLMIQENEVRKKTSPGKKKENGFPKESSLIAGCQRQQLLPSPQDC; encoded by the exons ATGGTGCACCGAGCAGTCATCCTTCTCCTTTGTTTGTTGGGATTCCTTCAGAAAG GTCTAGCAGCTGTGATAGAGACTCAGCAGACTGTGATGGCAGCAGTGGGAGAAGAGGCTCTTTTAAACTGTCAGCTGATGCAACCTAAAGATGTTCTTCAAGTCACATGGCAGAAAGTTTTACCTGAGGGGGAGCAGAATCTTGCTGCTTTCCACAAAAACTACGGTCAGAAAGTGAATCCTGACTTTAGAGATAAAATGGAGTTTAAATATGCTGGACTGCAGAACAGCTCCATAGTTATCAGGAGGGTGACGGAGGAAGATGAAGGATGCTATCACTGTTTGTTTAACACCTACCCTGATGGAACTCTCACTGGTTCAACCTGCCTCCAACTCTATG agctgcatGAACCCGTTCTACATGTCAGAGAATCAAACTCTCCTGAAGAGGCAGTTGTGTCCTGCTCGGCCACAGGTCGACCTGCTCCCACAGTAACACTGACTGTCCCTCACTACAACTCTACCAGTGTCACCAACACCAACGCTACAGTCACTGTCACCGCTACAGCCGTGCTGCCtcgtctccatggcaacagcacacAGGTTGGATGTGCAGTGCGAGTGCTCTCAGGTCCTCAGATAGAGGTGTTTACCATGATTCCTGAGGTCACACTGTCGTCTGCTGATG ATGTCACTTTGATCACTGTGTTGGTCGTGgtgtcctgtgtttgtgttgctgctgcagtcatcatcatcatcctgctTATAAGGAAACATCAGAACAG TGTGTCACACAGAGACTGTGAGGAGAACAGGACaccacaaaaaacaaccacagacactCA GCCTAAAATACCTTTAATGATTCAAGAGAACGAAGTGCGTAAGAAGACGTCTCctgggaaaaagaaagaaaatggctTCCCAAAAGAATCATCTCTGATAGCAGGGTGTCAGCGACAGCAGCTTTTACCATCGCCACAAGACtgttaa
- the LOC117255909 gene encoding uncharacterized protein LOC117255909, producing the protein MPQHAVIFLICALGLIQKGLAAVVETQQTVMAAVGEEALLNCQLMQPKDVLQVTWQKILPDKEQNVATYTEYFGEKVNPDFRDKVEFKYAGLQNSSIVIRRVTGEDEGCYHCLFNSFPDGALIGSTCLQLYELHEPVLHVRESNSPEEAVVSCSATGQPAPTVTLTVPHYNSTSVTNTNATVTVTATAVLPRLHGNSTQVGCAVRVLSGPQIEVFTMIPEVTLSSADDVTLITVLVVVSCVCVAAAVIIILLIRKHQNRDCEENRTPQKTTKRTEPKTPLMNEENNVRQRTSPEKNKENGSPKESSLIAGCQRQLFLP; encoded by the exons ATGCCACAACATGcagttatatttttaatttgtgcGTTGGGACTCATTCAGAAAG GTCTAGCAGCTGTGGTAGAGACTCAGCAGACTGTGATGGCAGCAGTGGGAGAAGAGGCTCTTTTAAACTGTCAGCTGATGCAACCTAAAGATGTTCTTCAAGTCACATGGCAGAAAATTTTACCTGACAAGGAGCAGAATGTCGCTACTTACACCGAATACTTTGGTGAGAAAGTGAATCCTGACTTTAGAGATAAAGTGGAGTTTAAATATGCTGGACTGCAGAACAGCTCCATAGTTATCAGGAGGGTGACGGGGGAAGATGAAGGATGCTATCACTGTTTGTTTAACTCCTTCCCTGACGGAGCTCTCATTGGTTCAACCTGCCTCCAACTCTATG agctgcatGAACCCGTTCTACATGTCAGAGAATCAAACTCTCCTGAAGAGGCAGTTGTGTCCTGCTCGGCCACAGGTCAACCTGCTCCCACAGTAACACTGACTGTCCCTCACTACAACTCTACCAGTGTCACCAACACCAACGCTACAGTCACTGTCACCGCTACAGCCGTGCTGCCtcgtctccatggcaacagcacacAGGTTGGATGTGCAGTGCGAGTGCTCTCAGGTCCTCAGATAGAGGTGTTTACCATGATTCCTGAGGTCACACTGTCGTCTGCTGATG ATGTCACTTTGATCACTGTGTTGGTCGTGgtgtcctgtgtttgtgttgctgctgcagtcatcatcatcctgcTTATAAGGAAACATCAGAACAG AGACTGTGAGGAGAACAGGACAccacaaaaaacaactaaacGGACTGA GCCCAAAACACCTTTAATGAATGAAGAGAACAATGTACGGCAACGGACGTctcctgagaaaaataaagaaaacggcTCCCCAAAAGAATCATCTCTGATAGCAGGGTGTCAGCGACAGCTGTTTTTACCATAG
- the LOC117254566 gene encoding OX-2 membrane glycoprotein-like, with the protein MGGPALPLCLLLWIVGADVSRTQGQVIAPASLNAEVGRSLLLGCNVTTEAGNTVRQVRWLNRHKKVVLAYEQSQPIRISHQGPNVELTASNNDASYITIKRVRPDDEGCYLCIFDVYPTGSLEGRTCISVTGKVHLEGNKTAVSGKPATLSCWYSLPEKVQQVLWRKTAEQGDTTKVATFAKRGHQFIEEQYKGRVSLSQTLGDTQLTIQAVRTEDEACYTCEFHTYPDGTRSDIACLSVYVLPKPEVSHVTSSSGVTEANCTAQSRPAAEIMWNVGGENRTLGPPISTSYEQGDGTTVVTSTLVFQSGLLSDLSVKCIVHHPGLEKPLTLSLNKNVGPAMVILLSVCGVAAVLLLCLCVCLCKCFICTDD; encoded by the exons ATGGGTGGACCTGCCCTGCCCCTGTGTCTACTGCTCTGGATAGTAGGAGCGGATGTTTCCAGGACGCAAG GTCAGGTCATAGCTCCGGCCAGTCTCAATGCAGAGGTGGGTCGTTCCCTGCTGCTCGGCTGCAACGTCACCACGGAAGCAGGCAACACAGTCCGGCAAGTGCGCTGGCTCAACAGGCACAAGAAGGTCGTCCTGGCGTACGAGCAAAGCCAGCCAATCCGCATCAGCCATCAAGGACCCAACGTGGAGCTCACCGCCTCCAACAACGATGCCAGCTACATCACCATCAAGAGGGTGCGGCCTGATGACGAGGGCTGCTACCTTTGCATCTTTGATGTTTACCCCACGGGCTCGCTGGAAGGCAGGACATGCATCAGCGTCACTG GTAAAGTGCACCTGGAGGGCAACAAGACGGCCGTGAGCGGGAAGCCGGCCACCCTGTCCTGCTGGTACAGCCTCCCCGAGAAGGTCCAGCAGGTGCTGTGGAGGAAGACGGCTGAACAGGGTGACACCACCAAGGTGGCCACCTTTGCCAAGCGCGGCCACCAGTTCATAGAGGAGCAGTACAAAGGTCGGGTGAGCTTGAGCCAAACGCTGGGGGACACTCAGCTGACCATTCAGGCGGTCAGGACGGAGGACGAGGCCTGCTACACCTGCGAGTTTCACACGTACCCAGATGGCACCAGAAGTGACATCGCCTGCCTCTCTGTTTATG TTTTACCCAAACCAGAGGTGAGCCATGTGACCTCATCCTCAGGAGTCACTGAGGCAAACTGCACCGCCCAGTCCCGACCTGCAGCAGAGATCATGTGGAACGTTGGCGGGGAGAACCGAACACTCGGACCGCCCATTTCAACCTCTTACGAGCAGGGTGACGGCACAACCGTAGTGACAAGTACGCTGGTATTCCAATCAGGGCTGCTCAGTGACCTGTCTGTCAAGTGCATTGTGCACCACCCGGGTCTGGAGAAACCTCTGACACTGTCCCTCAACAAAAACG TGGGTCCGGCCATGGTCATCCTCCTTTCAGTGTGCGGTGTGGCAGCGgtcctcctcctgtgtctctgtgtttgtctctgcaAGTGCTTCATCTGCACTGACG ACTGA